ATGAGGCTTCACTTGCGATTGCAGCAATTTAAACTCGATCTCGGCTTTTGTCCTTTGTTTCTCGACGTTCTCGGCCATAAGCGCCTCAATGCGATCCATTAAATTATTGAAGCCCTCGCTTAAATATCCAATCTCGTCCGTTGATTGGTACGAGCTTCTGACCTGCATCTTTCCGGTCCGGATTTCTCTCATTGTCTTGGCAAGCCGGAAGATCGGGCTGGTGATCGAGCGTGACAATTGGAAGGAGACCATTAATGCCAGCAGCAAGCATGCTGCGCCAATCCCGATTATCAACTGATTGATTTCCTTCCGCTCCGACGTAATCTCATTCATCGCGATAGCGCTTACAATTGTCCATTGCAGCGGTTCGAAGCGATGGGTGAGTATCAGCATTTCTTCACTTCCGCTCCCTTGAGTGAAGCTTGCGTCTTTACCGTCATCGGGAATGCTGATGGAGGCGGCTTCCTTGAAGTCCCGGTATAGCATGGCTTTATTCTGCGCGGAAATAATCCGGCCATCGGCATCTACGATATAAAATTCACCGCCTTTCTTTTTCCCTTCCTCGTAAATGGAAGCGATGGTCGTTTCTTTGACATACAGAAAAATTCGTCCGATCGTTTTTCCCGTATCTTTGTGGATGACCGTTTTGGAAACGGCAAATACGTTGTCATCCCCTTCGTAAAGGAATCTGAATTTGATCAACCCCGTCCAAATGGGCAGATAGGTCCGGTCATCCGCTCCGTAACCGTATCCGAATAGACGTGCGGCGTAGGCATTGTCGGCGAATCCAACGTCCACCCAATGTTGATTGGAGGTAAGAATGCTGACGGCCTTGATTTTGGTGTTAGGCTCGACAATGTTGCTGATCGTCTCGGAAAGGGTTTTGTTCATCGAGAGGTTGTTTAAACCTTCAACCGGCTTGATCGCATTGGGCTCGTTATTTAATAAATAATCGTAATAGAGGGCGTTCTGCAATCGATAATCGCTGGCTAGAATTTTGGAATAATCTTCGATGGAGGATAGCAAGGTTTGAAGATTGTTTTTGATGAGCACAAGCTCCCGGGATGAGTTATTTGTGGCTTTATCGATAATCGCCTTCTGTGAAATCGTGTTGGCAAAGATAGACTGGGTGGAAATAAATACGACAATGATTAGAATATTCGAGATGAATATTTTATTCTTAATGGAAATCCCGCCTATATAATTCGAGAATCCTTTCATTTCGTCATTACTTCCTTTCTCTTCATTAGGACAATGAATGCGGAAAGAACAACCGGGGGTACATTCAGGATAACAGAGGTTTAATGAGTGTCAACTTGAAATGTTGGAATAAATTCAAAAAAGAAAGCCGGCAAATAACCAGCTTTCTCCCGGAACCTTGGTTCTAAAGCGTCTTCCGAATAACATTCGATTCCTCATACTCTTCGCTATTTCCGAATATCAGGCGGCTAAAGTTGTAGGCACCGTTATTCCAAACATGAAAATCGTGAAAACCTTCCTTAATCACAACTTGATAAAAAGGACCAAGATGATTCCCCGCTTGGTCTATAAGCCCCTCTATCGATTTGTTATAACTCGTAATTGCAACACCATCGGCATCTCCACAGGTCATATACAGCAGCTGGAGCTTATGGTCGGATGATTCCAGGCTTGCTCCAAGAACGCTGCCTTCACTCGATGTGGGGGCATTCGAAAAAGCACCGGCATAAGCGAACAAATCTATCATCCCTGGCGCCGGCACCGTCTTATCCAACCCGTTTTTCCAGGAACTTTCGGTTCCCGTGAATCGCGTCGAGTCATATCTGTAACCGCCGACAATCAGATTCAGAGCCTGCATTCCTCCCATCGAAAGTCCGGCGATCGCTCGATGCGCGCGATTATAATGAATTACTTCGGTTGTTGTGTTATTGATGTTCGCGAAAGTCTTGTAGTTTGATTCTATAAACGGAATCAAATCGTGTCTAAGCTCGTAATCGAAGTAATAGAAACCCAGCATATTGGTTCCTTCGGTAGTAAAGGATGCGTCCGTCCAGTCATGGGCGCTTCTTCCGTTGGGGAACACGACGATCAGCGGTTCAATGTCTCCCTTTGCAATGAGATTGTCGAATAAGTTGCAAAGGATAAATCGCTCGTCAACCTGACCGTTGCTGCTTAACCATTCGAAGTGATCCCCGCCGACGCCGTGAAGCAAATACAATACATTGTATCTGACGTCCTTATCGTTCGGATCGTAACCCGCAGGCAGGTAGACATTGCATCTTTTCAGGATGGAATCGCCCGCAACGGCTTCTCTTCCCGCTTCGCTGATCGCGTTGTTCTCCTTGGCGACAAGCTGCCGCGATATATCAATATAGCTGCTTGCCTCGTAGGAAACCTCTTGAATCGTACCTTGAAGCTCTAGCTTCACTGATTTGAAATATTCAGCCGGTACGGCAGTTACATTCCTATTTCTCATCGTTCATGATCGCCCCTTCGGTCGCTTGGTAATAGATTAATAGTATCATGACGATAAAGAGAGACGTAACCTTACAAATTATATATTCACATGCAATTATTTATCCGAAGTACGCATCGTCACCATGATTAACATAGGAGCAATTATACAAGCAGAAGCCGTTCAACCTTCAAAAAAATTCTTTACTGATCGTTCTCAATAGGATATGATGAATTCGAGTCTATTGGGAACGATCATTCTAAAAAGACGTCGAATATGGCTGCACTCAATTCGATTCACCAAATAAACGGAGAAGGAGCAAATTAACATGACTGCAAACCCAAGCACTCTCAAAGGGAAAGTCGCTTTCATTACTGGAGGAAACCGGGGCATCGGCCTAGAGACGGCACGAGGATTAGGCAAGCTCGGCGCTCATGTCGTCATCGGTTCACGCGATGCAGAGAGGGGAAAAGTCGCTGCAGCGGCGCTGCAGGCAGAAGGCATCCAAGCGGAGAGCATGAAATTCGATGTGCTGCTGGTTGAAGATCGTCAAGCCGCATATGCTTTCTTTGACCAAAAGTACGGAAAGCTCGATATCCTGATTAACAATGCCGGTGTGCAAAAGGAAGTTGAGCATCTTGTACCCATGAACGAAACCAGCAGCGTAACGCCGGATACCCTGCGTGAAACGTTCGAGGCGAATTTCTTCACCCTGGTTGAACTGACGCAATTGCTTCTGCCATTGATTCGCAAATCGCCCGCCGGCAGAATCGTCAATTTGTCCAGCGTTCTGGGTTCCCTTGCCCTGCATTCCAATCCGGAAGCCCCGATCTTCAACATGAAGGTATTCGCGTACGACACGTCCAAGGCCGCGGTGAATATGTTTACGATTCATCTGGCGCACGAGCTCCGGGATACACCGATTAAAGTCAACTCTGCGCATCCGGGCTGGGTGAAGACCGAAATCGGCGGGCAATACGCCGAACTAGACGCTGCGGAAGGCAGCAAGACAAGCGTAATGCTGGCTTCACTGCCTGTTGACGGGCCAACCGGCCAGTTCTTCTTCATGAATAACCAGCTTCCTTGGTAATCCTTTCGTAAAATCAAAACCGCGCGATATATTCGCGCGGTTCTCCTAGGGATCTTATGCTTGCCTTAAATAATACGACCCGGCTTCCGCTGTAATTCCCCACCCCAGCATATAATCATCGCAAAGCTTGTAATTCCATCCAGTTAGAGTATTCTTTCCGTCAAGCGGCAACAGGATTGCGAGAATGCCCAGCAGCGGATCGGCATAGGCATGCAAGACGCTTTTTACGCCACGTTCTCGATACGAAGCAATAATGGATTGTACCTGCCTGATCGCATTACGCTTATCTAAATCAGATGTTAGTCAACATGAATTCGGAAGACTACCGGATAAGGGCTGCGCACTTCTCTCGTTCGGATAATCAACGCCTCTTCGGTCCTTTCCCATACCGGCTGCTCCTCAAACCCTAAAACATCGATGTCGCGGATGATGCCGTGAAAAAGATGCGCATGCTCTTTCAACGATCTGATCCTTACAGACCCATCGTCCGGATATGACAGAACATGCGCATACAAAACGCTTCCCTTCATCGTGAACCGGATGTCTTCGCTTGTGAACGGCTTGGCTTTACCGTCCGTGAACTGTCCTTCCTCTACTGCCGTAGGCCCTTCGCCGGACGTTCGCCAATATGTCGTGCCGTAGATCGCCTCGCCATTCGTCTTCAGCCAGCCGCCGATATCGAGGAGAATGCGCCGGTCGCCTTCCGGAATCGTACCGTCGGCTTTGGGGCCAACGTTTAGCAGCAGGTTGCCGTTCTTGCTCACGACATCGACGAGATCCTGAATAAGCTCTACGGGCGATTTGTAATCCATTCCCTCGACATGACACCAAGAATTTCGCGCCGCAGCGGTGTCGGTCTGCCAATAGAACGGCTGCAGTTCGGCGAACTGGCCGCGTTCGATATCAAGAACCGCGGATCCGAACTTGAAGGCATCGTGTTTATAATTGATAATGCCTTGATAGCCCCGCTCTGCCGCGCGATTGTAATAATACGCCGCGAATTTCTTAAGATATGGCTTAAAGGCTGCCGTATG
This region of Paenibacillus sp. JDR-2 genomic DNA includes:
- a CDS encoding alpha-L-fucosidase, whose translation is MDRMEYLKRIDEEVASGSFSDDWDSLSGFRVPDWYKDAKFGIFIHWGVYAVPAFANEWYPRNMYIQGTREFDHHRATYGNHQTFGYKDFIPMFKAEKFHAAEWAELFEQAGARYVMPVAEHHDGFQMYKSELSRFNAFEMGPKRDVLAELKSALEARGLVFSVSSHRAEHWFFMSHGKAFESDIREPLACGDFYWPSMPEPDHQDLYGSPPSKEYLEDWLLRCCELVDRYKPRIFYFDWWIHTAAFKPYLKKFAAYYYNRAAERGYQGIINYKHDAFKFGSAVLDIERGQFAELQPFYWQTDTAAARNSWCHVEGMDYKSPVELIQDLVDVVSKNGNLLLNVGPKADGTIPEGDRRILLDIGGWLKTNGEAIYGTTYWRTSGEGPTAVEEGQFTDGKAKPFTSEDIRFTMKGSVLYAHVLSYPDDGSVRIRSLKEHAHLFHGIIRDIDVLGFEEQPVWERTEEALIIRTREVRSPYPVVFRIHVD
- a CDS encoding SDR family oxidoreductase, whose translation is MTANPSTLKGKVAFITGGNRGIGLETARGLGKLGAHVVIGSRDAERGKVAAAALQAEGIQAESMKFDVLLVEDRQAAYAFFDQKYGKLDILINNAGVQKEVEHLVPMNETSSVTPDTLRETFEANFFTLVELTQLLLPLIRKSPAGRIVNLSSVLGSLALHSNPEAPIFNMKVFAYDTSKAAVNMFTIHLAHELRDTPIKVNSAHPGWVKTEIGGQYAELDAAEGSKTSVMLASLPVDGPTGQFFFMNNQLPW
- a CDS encoding cache domain-containing sensor histidine kinase, which translates into the protein MKGFSNYIGGISIKNKIFISNILIIVVFISTQSIFANTISQKAIIDKATNNSSRELVLIKNNLQTLLSSIEDYSKILASDYRLQNALYYDYLLNNEPNAIKPVEGLNNLSMNKTLSETISNIVEPNTKIKAVSILTSNQHWVDVGFADNAYAARLFGYGYGADDRTYLPIWTGLIKFRFLYEGDDNVFAVSKTVIHKDTGKTIGRIFLYVKETTIASIYEEGKKKGGEFYIVDADGRIISAQNKAMLYRDFKEAASISIPDDGKDASFTQGSGSEEMLILTHRFEPLQWTIVSAIAMNEITSERKEINQLIIGIGAACLLLALMVSFQLSRSITSPIFRLAKTMREIRTGKMQVRSSYQSTDEIGYLSEGFNNLMDRIEALMAENVEKQRTKAEIEFKLLQSQVKPHFLYNTVETIISLIKLGLGKQAITAAQYMANFYKISLSKGNDIISVGEEMRLTESYLEIQQLRYVEYMAYTMDIDDDILTYSIPKLTLQPIVENAIYHGLKLKQEKGIVRITGRRSGNHIEIEIYDNGAGMHKDQAKAIMAESGVPSESGGFGIRSVSNRIRMLYGDRYGLQVESESGVYTKIIIVLPLRPQ
- a CDS encoding alpha/beta hydrolase, coding for MRNRNVTAVPAEYFKSVKLELQGTIQEVSYEASSYIDISRQLVAKENNAISEAGREAVAGDSILKRCNVYLPAGYDPNDKDVRYNVLYLLHGVGGDHFEWLSSNGQVDERFILCNLFDNLIAKGDIEPLIVVFPNGRSAHDWTDASFTTEGTNMLGFYYFDYELRHDLIPFIESNYKTFANINNTTTEVIHYNRAHRAIAGLSMGGMQALNLIVGGYRYDSTRFTGTESSWKNGLDKTVPAPGMIDLFAYAGAFSNAPTSSEGSVLGASLESSDHKLQLLYMTCGDADGVAITSYNKSIEGLIDQAGNHLGPFYQVVIKEGFHDFHVWNNGAYNFSRLIFGNSEEYEESNVIRKTL